In the genome of Streptomyces racemochromogenes, one region contains:
- a CDS encoding acyl-ACP desaturase encodes MTITSPHLGSSEAWTDAKLLYALEEVVEQELNRHLKVTKDWMPHEYVPWSDGRNFPGFFEDGEAWDPQQSKVTDIGKIALVVNLLTEDNLPSYHHEIATLFGRNGAWGTWVHRWTAEEGRHGIVMRDYLLASRAVDPDKLEAFRMQHMSEGFESDNSHSMLHSVAYVAFQELATRISHRNTGHQSGDPVCDRMLARIAQDENLHMIFYRNLLAAAFEIAPDLTMQAVRDVVVNFRMPGHGMPGFERMAAQMAIGGVYNLRIHHDDVLSPVIRFLKIMDIEDLGPEGQKAQEELGLFMNGLDSEARKFDERLAARAARMAARKG; translated from the coding sequence GTGACGATCACCTCTCCCCACCTCGGCAGCTCGGAGGCGTGGACCGACGCCAAGCTGCTGTACGCGCTGGAAGAGGTGGTCGAACAGGAGCTCAACCGCCATCTGAAGGTCACCAAGGACTGGATGCCCCACGAGTACGTGCCGTGGAGCGACGGCCGCAACTTCCCGGGCTTCTTCGAGGACGGCGAGGCCTGGGACCCCCAGCAGTCCAAGGTCACCGACATCGGCAAGATCGCCCTGGTCGTGAACCTGCTGACCGAGGACAACCTGCCCAGCTACCACCACGAGATCGCGACCCTTTTCGGCCGCAACGGCGCGTGGGGCACCTGGGTGCACCGCTGGACCGCCGAGGAGGGCCGCCACGGCATCGTGATGCGCGACTACCTGCTCGCCTCGCGCGCCGTGGACCCGGACAAGCTGGAAGCGTTCCGCATGCAGCACATGTCGGAGGGCTTCGAGTCGGACAACAGCCACTCGATGCTGCACTCGGTCGCCTACGTCGCCTTCCAGGAGCTGGCGACCCGCATCTCGCACCGCAACACCGGACACCAGTCCGGTGACCCGGTCTGCGACCGGATGCTCGCCCGCATCGCGCAGGACGAGAACCTGCACATGATCTTCTACCGCAACCTGCTTGCGGCGGCCTTCGAGATCGCCCCCGACCTGACGATGCAGGCCGTGCGGGACGTCGTCGTCAACTTCCGGATGCCCGGACACGGCATGCCCGGCTTCGAGCGGATGGCCGCGCAGATGGCGATCGGCGGGGTCTACAACCTGCGGATCCACCACGACGACGTACTGAGCCCCGTGATCCGCTTCCTCAAGATCATGGACATCGAGGACCTGGGTCCGGAGGGCCAGAAGGCCCAGGAGGAGCTGGGGCTCTTCATGAACGGCCTGGACAGCGAGGCCCGCAAGTTCGACGAGCGCCTCGCCGCGCGCGCCGCGCGCATGGCCGCCCGCAAGGGCTGA
- a CDS encoding WhiB family transcriptional regulator — protein sequence MSMNSIAAPAWYDQALCAQTGPSFFFPEPGSSLQDAKRLCGACEGRAACLEYALANDERFGVWGGLSEAERSALRPRGGTA from the coding sequence ATGTCGATGAACTCCATTGCCGCCCCCGCCTGGTACGACCAGGCCCTGTGCGCCCAGACCGGTCCGAGCTTCTTCTTCCCGGAGCCGGGGTCCTCGCTCCAGGACGCGAAGCGGCTCTGCGGGGCGTGCGAGGGCAGGGCGGCGTGCCTGGAGTACGCGCTCGCGAACGACGAGCGCTTCGGGGTGTGGGGCGGCCTGTCGGAGGCGGAGCGCTCCGCCCTGCGTCCGCGCGGCGGAACGGCGTAG
- a CDS encoding DUF6183 family protein, with product MEDVQFVRGEPERRAAEGDVAYLRELGARLADGYEDAARRARTYQEQLAHADVGATARFEVALTPLDDVWQLLFASASMGGVYDQGVGGAWGRMWAWRSMSALSGAPALADAEEVERWARETTWFRFEADSGWFHNETGTDFAIAALSPDRRRLAVLAATDTD from the coding sequence ATGGAAGACGTTCAGTTCGTCCGGGGCGAGCCGGAGCGGCGTGCCGCCGAGGGCGACGTCGCGTACCTCCGGGAACTGGGGGCGCGGCTCGCCGACGGGTACGAGGACGCCGCCCGGCGGGCGCGGACGTACCAGGAGCAGCTGGCGCACGCCGACGTCGGCGCCACGGCCCGCTTCGAGGTCGCGCTCACACCGTTGGACGACGTCTGGCAGCTGCTCTTCGCCTCCGCCTCGATGGGCGGGGTGTACGACCAGGGCGTGGGCGGAGCGTGGGGTCGGATGTGGGCATGGCGCTCGATGTCCGCCCTCAGCGGGGCCCCGGCCCTGGCCGACGCCGAGGAAGTGGAGCGTTGGGCCCGCGAGACCACCTGGTTCCGCTTCGAGGCCGACTCCGGCTGGTTCCACAACGAGACAGGCACCGACTTCGCCATCGCGGCCCTCTCCCCCGACCGCCGCCGCCTGGCCGTCCTCGCGGCGACGGACACCGACTAG
- a CDS encoding HAD domain-containing protein, whose product MDVAPAPLPLLFLDVDGPLIPFGGTGYPPAAGPGNPLLARLDPGLGPRLLALPCELVWATTWADEANETLSPRLGLPCLPVVEWPEPSDAEGRDGLHWKTRTLLERAGERPFVWADDEITPADRAWAAAHHPAPALLHRVDPRTGLTDADFAVLARWLGRPGADTP is encoded by the coding sequence ATGGACGTCGCTCCCGCCCCGCTCCCGCTGCTCTTCCTCGACGTGGACGGCCCGCTGATCCCCTTCGGCGGAACCGGCTACCCCCCGGCCGCCGGGCCCGGCAATCCGCTGCTCGCCAGGCTCGACCCCGGTCTCGGGCCCCGGCTGCTGGCCCTGCCGTGCGAGCTGGTGTGGGCGACGACCTGGGCGGACGAGGCCAACGAGACGCTCTCCCCGCGCCTGGGTCTGCCGTGCCTGCCGGTGGTGGAGTGGCCGGAGCCCTCCGACGCCGAGGGCCGGGACGGCCTGCACTGGAAGACCCGCACCCTCCTGGAACGGGCCGGCGAGCGGCCGTTCGTCTGGGCCGACGACGAGATCACCCCCGCCGACCGGGCCTGGGCCGCCGCCCACCACCCCGCCCCCGCGCTCCTGCACCGCGTCGACCCCCGGACGGGACTGACGGACGCGGACTTCGCCGTACTGGCCCGCTGGCTGGGCCGGCCCGGAGCGGACACCCCCTAG
- the ligD gene encoding non-homologous end-joining DNA ligase translates to MGGSAGGAIELEAGGRAVRLSSPDKVYFPERGLTKRDVAEYYLAVADGITRALRDRPTTLERYPEGVEGESFFQKRAPKNLPDWIPTAHIAFPSGRTADEICPTEPAAVLWAANLGCLTFHPWPVRREDTDRPDELRIDLDPQPGTDYHHAVAAAHELRALLDELGLRGWPKTSGGRGLHVFVPIAPRWTFTEVRRCAIALGRELERRMPGKVTTAWWKEERGERIFVDYNQTARDRTIASAYSVRPRPHAPVSAPLRWDEVDDAEPRDFDIVTMPARFAELGDLHADMDDHAFGLETVLELAARDEHDHGLGDMPYPPDYPKMPGEPKRVQPSRAKPAD, encoded by the coding sequence ATGGGCGGTAGCGCGGGTGGTGCGATCGAGCTCGAAGCGGGCGGACGGGCGGTACGCCTGTCCAGCCCGGACAAGGTGTACTTCCCGGAGCGCGGCCTCACCAAGCGGGACGTCGCCGAGTACTACCTGGCCGTCGCCGACGGGATCACCCGCGCGCTGCGCGACCGCCCCACCACCCTGGAGCGGTACCCGGAGGGAGTGGAGGGGGAGTCCTTCTTCCAGAAGCGCGCCCCGAAGAACCTGCCCGACTGGATCCCCACCGCGCACATCGCCTTCCCCAGCGGCCGCACGGCCGACGAGATCTGCCCGACCGAGCCGGCCGCCGTCCTGTGGGCCGCCAACCTGGGCTGCCTGACCTTCCACCCGTGGCCGGTGCGCCGCGAGGACACCGACCGGCCGGACGAACTGCGCATCGACCTCGACCCGCAGCCCGGCACCGACTACCACCACGCGGTGGCGGCGGCGCACGAACTGCGGGCGCTGCTCGACGAGCTGGGGCTGCGCGGCTGGCCCAAGACCTCGGGCGGTCGCGGCCTGCACGTCTTCGTCCCGATCGCGCCGCGCTGGACCTTCACCGAGGTCCGCCGCTGCGCCATCGCCCTGGGCCGGGAGCTGGAGCGCCGCATGCCGGGCAAGGTCACCACGGCCTGGTGGAAGGAGGAACGCGGCGAGCGGATCTTCGTCGACTACAACCAGACGGCCCGCGACCGGACCATCGCCTCGGCCTACTCCGTCCGCCCCCGCCCGCACGCCCCGGTCTCGGCGCCGCTGCGCTGGGACGAGGTGGACGACGCGGAACCGCGCGACTTCGACATCGTGACGATGCCGGCACGCTTCGCCGAACTGGGCGACCTGCACGCCGACATGGACGACCACGCCTTCGGCCTGGAAACCGTCCTGGAACTCGCGGCCCGCGACGAACACGACCACGGCCTGGGCGACATGCCGTACCCGCCGGACTACCCGAAGATGCCGGGCGAACCGAAACGCGTCCAGCCGAGCCGCGCGAAGCCCGCCGACTGA
- a CDS encoding ATP-dependent DNA ligase, translating to MDLPVMPPVKPMLAKSVSRIPPGMQYEAKWDGFRAIVHRDGAEVEVGSRTGKSLTRYFPELVAALKENLPARCVVDGEIVVVHGGRLDFDRLSERIHPAASRVKLLAGTTPASFVAFDLLALGDESLLDTPLGERRSALVHSLSTARPPVHLAPATTDPGLAREWFERFEGAGLDGVVAKPLDLPYRPDARLMFKIKHERTADVVVAGFRFHKSGPIIGSLLLGLYDDHGALQHVGVCAAFPMKRRAELVEELEPLRMPDPAGHPWAAWAEEAAHETARLPGAQSRWTGKKDLSWVPLRPERVCEVRYDHMEGDRFRHTAQFARWRPDRTPESCTYAQLEEVVGYDLAEVLGGTG from the coding sequence ATGGACCTGCCGGTGATGCCGCCCGTGAAGCCGATGCTCGCCAAGTCGGTGAGCAGGATCCCGCCGGGCATGCAGTACGAGGCCAAGTGGGACGGCTTCCGGGCGATCGTGCACCGTGACGGGGCCGAGGTGGAGGTCGGCAGCCGTACCGGCAAGAGCCTGACCAGGTACTTCCCCGAGCTGGTGGCCGCGCTGAAGGAGAACCTGCCGGCCCGCTGCGTGGTCGACGGGGAGATCGTCGTCGTGCACGGCGGACGCCTCGACTTCGACCGTCTCAGCGAGCGGATCCACCCCGCCGCCTCCCGGGTGAAGCTGCTCGCCGGGACGACGCCGGCCAGCTTCGTCGCCTTCGACCTGCTCGCGCTCGGCGACGAGTCCCTCCTCGACACCCCGCTCGGCGAGCGCCGCAGCGCCCTCGTCCATTCGCTCTCCACCGCCCGGCCCCCCGTCCACCTCGCGCCCGCCACCACCGATCCCGGGCTCGCGCGGGAGTGGTTCGAGCGGTTCGAGGGCGCCGGGCTCGACGGGGTCGTCGCGAAACCCCTCGATCTTCCCTACCGGCCCGACGCCCGCCTCATGTTCAAGATCAAGCACGAGCGTACGGCCGATGTCGTCGTCGCGGGTTTCCGTTTCCACAAGAGCGGTCCGATCATCGGATCGCTGCTGCTCGGCCTGTACGACGACCACGGCGCCCTCCAGCACGTGGGCGTCTGCGCCGCCTTCCCGATGAAGCGCCGGGCCGAGCTCGTCGAGGAGCTCGAACCCCTGCGCATGCCGGACCCGGCCGGCCATCCCTGGGCCGCCTGGGCCGAGGAGGCGGCCCACGAGACCGCCCGGCTGCCGGGCGCGCAGAGCCGCTGGACGGGGAAGAAGGACCTGTCCTGGGTACCGCTGCGCCCGGAGCGGGTCTGCGAGGTGCGGTACGACCACATGGAGGGCGACCGCTTCCGGCACACCGCGCAGTTCGCGCGCTGGCGCCCCGACCGGACGCCGGAGAGCTGTACGTACGCCCAGCTGGAGGAGGTCGTCGGCTACGACCTGGCCGAGGTGCTGGGCGGCACGGGCTGA
- a CDS encoding NAD(P)-binding protein: MAHLLVIGGGVAGLATALLAARRGHTAEVFERDTRAPGTALDRDFFGWRRPGVPQAAQPHVLLGAARRLLRAELPDVHAEMLRLGARERHELDWFEVRPPARPGDEDLVMIQARRIVLESALAGAVRAEPGVVVRYGEPVVGLTRGEGGEGGEGGEEAGRAAGVDGPGVAGPAGAVPWVRVTGVTTPGGAYRGDLVVDAAGRRSGSAGLAAAAGCRPAPVERHRTGLAYFCRWYRLPDGTDEGPRRPWTVTGGAFAGCAVFPSDNRVFAVTVFAHTGDPTRAALRDPAVFEAAARAFPPGAAWLGLGAEPLSGVLAAAGLDNRWSPLADGRGPVAGGMVPVGDALTHTNPTLGQGTSLALWAADRVARTAHQDPGSFGFAAAYHGWALRTLKPWFDLQVGADAAVGERLAAGAGGVAGGAGAGRAREAAALFECALEDPEVMRARARVRHLAEPPERAYADPEVRARVARWLAARPDWTPNAVGPARAEWEELTGTRSGAHTGADADTNPGTGSGPGSGPGTGLSTSPGLNTGCGPGLNTGPGPDTRCGTGPGTSIGSGPGTSTGTGLGTSTGCGPGTGTGLSPGPGTSTGTGLGTSAGCGPGTGTGLSTGPGTAIGSGPAPGPGQAQAAVPGPARGAAG, from the coding sequence ATGGCACATCTGCTGGTCATCGGCGGAGGTGTCGCCGGGCTCGCGACCGCCCTCCTCGCGGCCCGCCGGGGGCACACCGCCGAGGTCTTCGAACGCGACACCCGCGCCCCGGGCACCGCCCTCGACCGGGACTTCTTCGGCTGGCGCCGCCCGGGCGTACCGCAGGCGGCGCAGCCGCACGTCCTGCTCGGCGCCGCCCGCCGGCTGCTGCGCGCCGAACTGCCCGACGTGCACGCCGAGATGCTGCGGCTCGGCGCCCGCGAACGGCACGAGCTCGACTGGTTCGAGGTGCGGCCGCCCGCGCGCCCGGGGGACGAGGACCTGGTCATGATCCAGGCCCGGCGGATCGTGCTGGAGAGCGCGCTGGCCGGTGCCGTGCGGGCGGAGCCGGGCGTGGTGGTGCGGTACGGGGAGCCCGTCGTCGGCCTGACGCGGGGCGAGGGGGGTGAGGGGGGTGAGGGGGGCGAGGAGGCCGGGAGGGCGGCGGGGGTTGACGGGCCCGGGGTGGCCGGGCCGGCCGGCGCGGTGCCGTGGGTCCGGGTCACCGGGGTGACCACCCCGGGCGGCGCGTACCGGGGCGACCTCGTGGTGGACGCGGCCGGCCGGCGGAGCGGCTCCGCCGGCCTGGCGGCCGCCGCCGGCTGCCGTCCGGCCCCCGTCGAGCGGCACCGCACCGGGCTGGCGTACTTCTGCCGCTGGTACCGGCTCCCCGACGGGACGGACGAGGGGCCGCGCCGGCCGTGGACCGTGACCGGCGGCGCCTTCGCGGGCTGCGCGGTCTTCCCGTCCGACAACCGGGTCTTCGCCGTCACGGTGTTCGCGCACACCGGGGACCCCACCCGCGCCGCCCTGCGGGACCCGGCCGTGTTCGAGGCCGCCGCGCGGGCCTTCCCGCCCGGCGCGGCCTGGCTCGGGCTGGGCGCCGAGCCGCTGTCGGGGGTGCTGGCGGCCGCGGGCCTGGACAACCGGTGGAGCCCGCTCGCCGACGGGCGGGGCCCGGTGGCCGGCGGGATGGTGCCGGTCGGCGACGCGCTCACCCACACCAACCCGACCCTGGGGCAGGGGACTTCGCTGGCGCTGTGGGCCGCCGACCGGGTGGCGCGCACGGCCCACCAGGACCCGGGCTCCTTCGGCTTCGCCGCCGCCTACCACGGCTGGGCGCTGCGCACCCTGAAGCCGTGGTTCGACCTCCAGGTCGGGGCCGACGCGGCGGTCGGGGAGCGGCTCGCGGCGGGGGCCGGCGGCGTGGCCGGCGGGGCCGGGGCGGGCCGGGCCCGGGAGGCGGCCGCGCTGTTCGAGTGCGCGCTGGAGGACCCGGAGGTGATGCGGGCCCGGGCCCGGGTCCGCCACCTGGCCGAGCCCCCCGAGCGCGCCTACGCGGACCCCGAGGTCCGGGCGCGGGTGGCCCGCTGGCTCGCGGCCCGGCCGGACTGGACGCCGAACGCGGTGGGCCCGGCCCGCGCGGAATGGGAGGAACTCACCGGCACCCGCAGCGGCGCGCACACCGGGGCCGACGCTGACACGAACCCCGGCACCGGGAGCGGCCCCGGGAGCGGCCCAGGCACGGGCCTCAGCACCAGCCCCGGCCTCAACACCGGATGCGGCCCCGGCCTCAACACCGGCCCCGGCCCCGACACCAGGTGCGGCACCGGCCCCGGCACCAGCATCGGGAGCGGTCCCGGCACCAGCACCGGCACGGGCCTCGGCACCAGCACCGGGTGCGGCCCCGGCACCGGGACGGGCCTCAGCCCCGGTCCCGGCACCAGCACCGGCACGGGCCTCGGCACCAGCGCCGGGTGCGGCCCCGGCACGGGGACGGGCCTCAGCACCGGCCCCGGCACGGCCATCGGCTCCGGCCCCGCTCCCGGCCCCGGCCAGGCCCAGGCAGCGGTGCCCGGGCCGGCCCGGGGCGCGGCCGGGTGA
- a CDS encoding nucleotide triphosphate diphosphatase NUDT15, giving the protein MASEHENARDTGSRPEGSPPARALAGIHATVGVGLIVVGPDGRVLLGRAHDGNWELPGGKVDPGERFEETAARELEEETSLRADPGDVELLAVQLYADPEPPTRLTVAALTRSAEGTPAVTEPHKIARWQWFAPEEIPGALYPPSAAVLRVWRPDLTALPPVPSHDYPTGTGSSPS; this is encoded by the coding sequence ATGGCCAGCGAACACGAGAACGCCCGCGACACCGGATCCCGCCCCGAAGGCTCCCCGCCCGCCCGCGCCCTCGCCGGGATCCACGCGACCGTCGGCGTCGGGCTGATCGTCGTCGGCCCCGACGGCCGGGTCCTGCTCGGCCGGGCCCACGACGGGAACTGGGAGCTGCCCGGCGGCAAGGTGGACCCCGGGGAGCGCTTCGAGGAGACCGCCGCCCGCGAGCTGGAGGAGGAGACCTCCCTGCGGGCCGACCCCGGGGACGTCGAGCTGCTCGCCGTCCAGCTGTACGCGGACCCCGAGCCGCCGACCCGTCTGACGGTGGCCGCCCTCACCCGTTCGGCCGAGGGCACCCCGGCCGTCACCGAGCCGCACAAGATCGCCCGCTGGCAGTGGTTCGCCCCGGAGGAGATCCCCGGCGCCCTCTACCCTCCGTCGGCGGCCGTCCTGCGCGTCTGGCGCCCGGACCTCACGGCCCTGCCGCCCGTCCCCTCGCACGACTATCCCACCGGCACCGGAAGCAGCCCCTCCTAG
- a CDS encoding DHA2 family efflux MFS transporter permease subunit translates to MRRGGGAVRVRDVTTARAVAAAPPVLDRRRRNVVFGTIMLGVLLAALDQTIVGTALPTIVADLGGAAHMAWVVTAYLLAETVATVLVGKFGDLFGRKIVFQISAVVFIAGSFLCGLAGNMTLLILWRGLQGIGAGGLMVTSMALIADVVPLRERGKYQGAIGAVFGVATVIGPLLGGLFTDHLSWRWAFYVNVPVAVLVVVAAARTIPSVRAVGRPVIDYPGIALVTVGASALILATSWGGNEYAWDSPVIIGLFAGGALALALFCLAETRAAEPMLPMRLFRNPVFTVCSVLSFVVGFAMLGAMTFLPTYLQYVDADSATLSGVRTLPLVVGLLIASVFSGNATSKTGRYRIYPIVGCAVMGAGLYLLSLMGPGTGAWLESVYMFVLGAGIGLCMQVLTIAVQNTVDYADLGTATSGVTFFRTLGSSFGTAVFGTIYAGSLEPELNAAIAEAARATSADPARIGAAAQSPQGVHGLDPAAAGPVVDAYADALHTVFLWTVPVAAVGFVVALFLKQVRLRDSARAGSTDMGDGFASPATASGDSAKLLELAVGKLVRNMGPDTARAIVNASDTRLDMAGAWAVMQVDLMTRTVGHAGLGLIASRLSLPPEVLLPVFDRMVEEGFLTRQNGFFAHTRAGEREAAVISRAWADWLGDRLERDRGRPGSGELRAAADAIAKRLLAEDLGQGNFAPRRTA, encoded by the coding sequence ATGCGCCGCGGTGGGGGCGCTGTGAGAGTGCGAGATGTGACCACTGCCCGCGCCGTCGCCGCGGCGCCCCCCGTGCTGGACCGGCGGCGGCGCAACGTCGTCTTCGGCACGATCATGCTGGGCGTGCTGCTGGCCGCGCTCGACCAGACGATCGTGGGCACCGCCCTGCCCACCATCGTCGCGGACCTTGGCGGCGCGGCCCACATGGCCTGGGTGGTGACCGCGTACCTGCTCGCCGAAACCGTCGCGACCGTGCTGGTCGGCAAGTTCGGCGACCTCTTCGGCCGCAAGATCGTCTTTCAGATCTCCGCCGTCGTCTTCATCGCCGGATCGTTCCTGTGCGGCCTCGCCGGCAACATGACCCTGCTCATCCTGTGGCGGGGCCTGCAGGGCATCGGCGCCGGCGGCCTGATGGTCACCTCCATGGCGCTGATCGCCGACGTCGTCCCGCTGCGCGAACGCGGCAAGTACCAGGGCGCGATCGGCGCCGTCTTCGGCGTCGCCACCGTCATCGGACCCCTGCTGGGCGGCCTGTTCACCGACCACCTCAGCTGGCGCTGGGCCTTCTACGTCAACGTCCCCGTCGCCGTCCTCGTCGTCGTGGCCGCCGCCCGCACCATCCCCTCGGTACGCGCCGTCGGCCGGCCCGTCATCGACTACCCGGGCATCGCCCTCGTCACCGTCGGAGCCAGCGCCCTCATCCTGGCCACCAGCTGGGGCGGCAACGAGTACGCCTGGGACTCACCGGTGATCATCGGCCTGTTCGCGGGCGGCGCGCTGGCCCTGGCCCTGTTCTGCCTGGCCGAGACCCGGGCGGCCGAACCGATGCTGCCCATGCGGCTCTTCCGCAACCCGGTCTTCACGGTCTGCTCCGTCCTCAGCTTCGTCGTCGGCTTCGCCATGCTCGGCGCGATGACCTTCCTGCCGACCTACCTCCAGTACGTGGACGCGGACTCCGCCACCCTGTCCGGCGTACGGACCCTGCCGCTGGTCGTCGGCCTGCTCATCGCGTCCGTCTTCAGCGGCAACGCCACCTCCAAGACGGGCCGGTACCGGATCTACCCCATCGTCGGCTGCGCGGTGATGGGCGCCGGCCTGTACCTGCTGTCGCTGATGGGGCCCGGCACCGGCGCCTGGCTGGAGTCCGTGTACATGTTCGTGCTCGGCGCCGGCATCGGCCTGTGCATGCAGGTGCTCACGATCGCCGTGCAGAACACCGTCGACTACGCCGACCTCGGCACGGCGACCTCCGGAGTCACCTTCTTCCGTACGCTCGGCAGCTCCTTCGGGACCGCCGTCTTCGGCACGATCTACGCCGGCAGCCTGGAGCCCGAACTGAACGCCGCCATCGCCGAGGCGGCCCGCGCCACCAGCGCCGACCCGGCCCGCATCGGGGCCGCCGCGCAGAGCCCGCAGGGGGTGCACGGGCTCGACCCGGCCGCGGCGGGCCCGGTCGTCGACGCGTACGCCGACGCCCTGCACACCGTGTTCCTGTGGACGGTGCCGGTGGCCGCCGTGGGCTTCGTCGTCGCGCTGTTCCTCAAGCAGGTCCGGCTGCGCGACAGTGCCCGGGCGGGCTCGACCGACATGGGCGACGGCTTCGCCTCCCCGGCCACGGCCTCGGGGGACTCGGCCAAGCTGCTGGAGCTGGCGGTCGGCAAGCTCGTGCGGAACATGGGGCCCGACACGGCGCGGGCCATCGTCAACGCCTCCGACACGCGCCTGGACATGGCCGGCGCATGGGCGGTGATGCAGGTGGACCTGATGACCCGGACCGTGGGGCACGCCGGCCTGGGGCTGATCGCCTCACGGCTGTCGCTGCCGCCGGAGGTGCTGCTGCCGGTCTTCGACCGGATGGTGGAGGAGGGCTTCCTGACGCGGCAGAACGGCTTCTTCGCCCACACCCGGGCGGGCGAGCGGGAAGCCGCCGTGATCTCCCGGGCCTGGGCGGACTGGCTGGGGGACCGGCTGGAGCGGGACCGCGGCCGCCCGGGCAGCGGAGAGCTGCGGGCGGCGGCGGACGCGATCGCGAAGCGGCTGCTGGCCGAGGACCTGGGGCAGGGCAACTTCGCGCCCCGGCGCACGGCTTAG
- a CDS encoding 6-phospho-beta-glucosidase, which yields MRLTILGGGGFRVPLVYGALLADRAEGRVSHVTLYDEDPARLTAMARVLADQAAASGAADAPAVTATADLDEALRGADFVFSAIRVGGLEGRAADERIALAEGVLGQETVGAGGIAYGLRTVPVAREIARRIARTAPQAWVINFTNPAGVVTEAMAEELGDRVIGICDSPVGLGRRIARLLGARPGEAWIDYVGLNHLGWVRGLRIGGRDELPRLLADPEALESFEEGRLFGADWLRSLGAIPNEYLHYYYFNRDTVRAYQEAKQTRGAFLRDQQRGFYAEAGRRGRPAGAALAAWERTRAEREATYMSENREVAGVGEREESDLESGGYEKVALALMRAIARDERATLILNVRNGTTLSVLDSEAVVEVPCLVDANGAHPVSAAPLPLHAVGLVTSVKAAERAVLAAAASGSRADAVKAFALHPLVDSVAVARRLLDGYAAEHPGLAYLR from the coding sequence ATGCGGTTGACCATCCTCGGCGGGGGCGGATTCCGCGTCCCGCTCGTCTACGGGGCCCTGCTGGCGGACCGGGCCGAGGGCCGGGTGTCCCACGTGACGCTCTACGACGAGGATCCCGCCCGGCTCACCGCCATGGCCCGGGTCCTCGCCGACCAGGCCGCGGCCTCCGGCGCGGCGGACGCCCCGGCCGTCACCGCCACCGCAGACCTGGACGAGGCCCTGCGCGGGGCCGACTTCGTCTTCTCCGCCATCCGCGTCGGCGGCCTGGAGGGCCGCGCCGCGGACGAGCGGATCGCACTGGCCGAGGGAGTGCTGGGCCAGGAGACGGTGGGTGCCGGCGGGATCGCGTACGGCCTGCGGACGGTGCCCGTCGCCCGGGAGATCGCACGCAGGATCGCCCGTACCGCCCCGCAGGCGTGGGTCATCAACTTCACCAACCCGGCCGGCGTGGTCACCGAGGCCATGGCCGAGGAACTGGGCGACCGGGTCATCGGCATCTGCGACTCGCCCGTCGGGCTCGGCCGCCGGATCGCCCGGCTGCTCGGCGCCCGGCCCGGCGAGGCCTGGATCGACTACGTCGGCCTCAACCACCTCGGCTGGGTGCGCGGCCTGCGGATCGGCGGGCGCGACGAACTGCCCCGGCTGCTGGCCGACCCCGAGGCCCTGGAGTCCTTCGAGGAGGGGCGCCTCTTCGGGGCCGACTGGCTGCGCTCGCTCGGCGCGATCCCCAACGAGTACCTGCACTACTACTACTTCAACCGTGACACGGTACGCGCCTACCAGGAGGCGAAGCAGACCCGCGGCGCCTTCCTGCGCGACCAGCAGCGCGGCTTCTACGCCGAGGCCGGCCGGCGGGGCCGGCCCGCCGGGGCGGCGCTCGCCGCCTGGGAACGCACCCGGGCCGAGCGCGAGGCCACGTACATGTCGGAGAACCGCGAGGTGGCCGGCGTCGGGGAGCGCGAGGAGAGCGACCTGGAGTCCGGCGGCTACGAGAAGGTCGCGCTCGCCCTGATGCGGGCCATCGCCCGCGACGAGCGGGCCACGCTGATCCTCAACGTCCGCAACGGCACCACCCTGTCCGTGCTGGATTCCGAGGCGGTCGTCGAGGTGCCCTGCCTGGTCGACGCGAACGGCGCCCACCCGGTGTCGGCGGCACCCCTGCCGCTGCACGCGGTGGGTCTGGTCACCTCCGTGAAGGCGGCCGAGCGGGCGGTGCTGGCCGCCGCCGCGAGCGGCTCCCGCGCCGACGCGGTGAAGGCCTTCGCGCTGCACCCGCTGGTGGACTCGGTGGCGGTGGCCCGGCGGCTGCTGGACGGGTACGCGGCGGAGCACCCGGGCCTGGCCTACCTGCGCTGA